One Desulfuromonas sp. DNA window includes the following coding sequences:
- the rho gene encoding transcription termination factor Rho: MNLKELKEKKATELAAIANNLNLEGTAGMRKQDLIFAILNATAEKNGAIFGEGVLEILPDGFGFLRAPDANYLPGPDDIYVSPSQIRRFNLKTGDTVSGQIRPPKEGERYFALLKVSEVNFENPSVARDKTLFDNLTPLYPEERILLETEPDNLSARVIDLASPIGKGQRGLIVAPPRTGKTMLLQNIANSITANHPEVYLIVLLIDERPEEVTDMQRSVNGEVISSTFDEPATRHVQVAEMVIEKAKRLVEHKRDVVILLDSITRLARAYNTVVPPSGKILSGGVDSNALHKPKRFFGAARNIEEGGSLTIIATALIDTGSKMDEVIFEEFKGTGNSELHLDRRLVDKRTFPAIDINKSGTRREELLLDQVSLQRIWLLRKVLSSMNVVDSMEFLLDKLSDTKTNQEFFDSMNQ, encoded by the coding sequence ATGAACCTGAAAGAACTGAAAGAGAAGAAGGCCACTGAACTGGCGGCCATTGCCAACAACCTGAACCTTGAAGGCACCGCCGGGATGCGCAAGCAGGACCTCATCTTCGCCATCCTCAACGCCACTGCGGAAAAGAACGGAGCCATTTTCGGCGAGGGAGTCCTGGAGATCCTCCCCGACGGGTTCGGTTTCCTGCGGGCACCGGACGCCAACTACCTGCCCGGGCCGGACGACATCTACGTCTCGCCCTCCCAGATCCGGCGCTTCAACCTGAAGACCGGCGATACGGTCTCGGGTCAGATCCGGCCCCCCAAGGAGGGCGAACGCTACTTCGCCCTGCTCAAGGTCTCCGAGGTCAACTTCGAGAACCCTTCGGTGGCCCGGGACAAGACCCTCTTCGACAACCTCACCCCCCTCTACCCCGAAGAGCGCATCCTTCTCGAGACCGAGCCGGACAACCTCTCGGCGCGGGTCATCGACCTGGCGAGTCCGATCGGCAAGGGCCAGCGCGGCCTGATCGTGGCCCCGCCGCGCACCGGCAAGACGATGCTGCTGCAGAACATCGCCAACTCCATCACCGCCAACCACCCCGAGGTCTACCTCATCGTGCTCCTTATCGACGAGCGCCCGGAGGAGGTGACGGACATGCAGCGCAGCGTCAACGGCGAAGTGATCTCCTCGACCTTCGACGAGCCGGCCACCCGCCACGTCCAAGTCGCCGAGATGGTCATCGAAAAGGCCAAGCGCCTGGTGGAGCACAAGCGCGACGTGGTCATCCTGCTCGATTCCATCACTCGCCTTGCCCGCGCCTACAACACGGTGGTCCCCCCCTCCGGGAAGATCCTCTCCGGCGGGGTCGATTCCAACGCCCTGCACAAGCCGAAGCGCTTCTTCGGTGCGGCGCGCAATATCGAGGAGGGCGGCAGCCTGACCATTATCGCCACCGCCCTGATCGACACCGGCAGCAAAATGGACGAGGTCATCTTCGAGGAGTTCAAGGGCACCGGCAATTCGGAGCTCCACCTCGACCGGCGCCTGGTGGACAAGCGCACCTTCCCGGCCATCGACATCAACAAGTCGGGCACCCGCCGCGAAGAGCTTCTCCTGGACCAGGTCAGCCTGCAGCGCATCTGGCTGCTGCGCAAGGTGCTCTCCTCCATGAACGTGGTCGACAGCATGGAGTTCCTCCTGGACAAACTCAGCGATACAAAAACCAACCAGGAATTTTTCGATTCCATGAACCAGTAA
- the rpmE gene encoding 50S ribosomal protein L31: MREGIHPKYEDVTVKCHCGATFETRSTKGSDITTEICSSCHPFFTGKQKLIDTAGRIERFRKKYGQPK, encoded by the coding sequence ATGAGAGAAGGCATCCATCCCAAGTACGAAGACGTCACGGTCAAGTGCCACTGCGGCGCAACCTTTGAGACCCGCTCCACCAAGGGCAGCGACATCACTACGGAGATCTGCTCCTCCTGCCACCCCTTCTTCACCGGCAAACAGAAGCTGATTGACACCGCGGGGCGCATCGAGCGTTTCCGGAAAAAGTACGGGCAGCCCAAGTAA
- the thyX gene encoding FAD-dependent thymidylate synthase, with translation MLVQLLTHTPDPEQVVASAARLCYSAASIDQLQEKSRADSETLIGKILDLGHLSVLEHASFTFGVEGISRACSHQLVRHRLASYSQQSQRYVALKERFAAVTPPSLAAKPELLERYEALLEEIHGVYRQFMEAGVPAEDARFVLPNAAATKIVLTMNGRELLHFFNLRCCRRAQWEIRALAKEMLRLVRQTAPGLFAKAGPGCLQGACPEGPITCGQMAEVRREYADL, from the coding sequence ATGCTTGTTCAACTATTGACCCATACCCCCGATCCGGAGCAGGTGGTGGCCTCGGCCGCCCGCCTGTGCTACTCCGCTGCGTCCATCGACCAGCTTCAGGAGAAGAGCCGGGCCGACAGCGAGACCCTGATCGGCAAGATTCTCGATCTGGGCCACCTCTCTGTGCTGGAGCACGCCTCGTTTACCTTCGGGGTCGAGGGGATCAGCCGGGCCTGCAGCCATCAACTGGTGCGTCACCGGCTGGCCTCCTACAGCCAGCAGAGCCAGCGCTACGTGGCCCTGAAGGAGCGCTTCGCCGCGGTGACGCCCCCTTCCCTTGCCGCAAAGCCCGAACTTCTGGAGCGCTACGAGGCCCTGCTGGAGGAGATCCACGGGGTCTACCGGCAGTTCATGGAGGCGGGAGTTCCCGCCGAGGACGCCCGCTTCGTCCTGCCCAATGCCGCCGCCACAAAGATCGTTCTGACCATGAACGGCCGGGAACTGCTCCATTTTTTCAACCTGCGCTGCTGCCGCAGGGCCCAGTGGGAAATACGGGCCCTGGCCAAGGAGATGCTGCGCCTGGTCCGGCAGACCGCCCCCGGCCTCTTCGCCAAGGCGGGGCCCGGCTGCCTGCAGGGAGCCTGCCCTGAAGGTCCGATTACCTGCGGCCAGATGGCCGAGGTGCGCCGGGAATACGCTGACCTGTAG